The following are from one region of the Hemitrygon akajei chromosome 31, sHemAka1.3, whole genome shotgun sequence genome:
- the thap7 gene encoding THAP domain-containing protein 7 — translation MPRHCSAEGCRSRDTKDSRINGITFHRLPKKGKSQREIWLLNCCRKNPDGTVPWKPSSQFVYFCSKHFERQCFELVGLSGYHRLRDDAVPTLFQPGPRGKVALPRASREKAAEPVATSECLTNEVALPDVDLGNPSPSLETSFCISQDAPAYVLDYSVPQETVNGSVCPDKVLLTEVPLYSSQAELESSAPTVIYLVDTEAKPVEFSNSASTEEASKDVSLTQPDVMTEVSDSCQEEPHNVRTPIPIDLYMARIPSASPNPAAHVSAEHSYTVGCPLVWKKRAEALKEAFEKVNKDLRASRKRESRLRARISSILRARGQRLRDKQLKLDLAGDLPSQVEMFEVQVMDETVGLCSPLTS, via the exons GTTGCCAAAGAAGGGAAAAAGTCAGCGTGAGATCTGGTTATTGAACTGTTGTCGTAAGAACCCGGATGGGACTGTTCCCTGGAAGCCATCCTCACAGTTTGTCTATTTCTGTTCAAAACACTTTGAAAGACAATGCTTTGAACTTGTCGGATTGAG TGGTTATCACCGGCTGAGAGATGATGCTGTCCCCACACTGTTCCAACCCGGTCCCCGGGGAAAAGTGGCATTGCCCAGAGCGAGCAGAGAAAAGGCAGCAGAACCAGTGGCTACCAGTGAATG CCTCACTAACGAAGTTGCCTTACCTGACGTGGATCTCGGGAATCCCAGTCCCAGCCTGGAGACGAGCTTCTGCATTTCCCAGGATGCTCCTGCCTACGTTCTGGATTACTCCGTTCCTCAGGAGACCGTGAATGGAAGCGTCTGCCCGGACAAAGTGTTGCTAACCGAGGTCCCGCTTTACTCGAGCCAGGCTGAGCTGGAGTCCTCGGCGCCCACGGTAATATATCTGGTGGATACGGAGGCAAAACCAGTGGAGTTCAGCAACAGTGCAAGCACTGAGGAAGCCTCCAAGGACGTCTCATTGACTCAGCCCGATGTGATGACTGAAGTGTCGGACAGCTGCCAGGAAGAGCCACACAATGTCAGGACTCCCATTCCCATTGATTTGTATATGGCACGCATCCCCAGCGCGTCCCCGAATCCAGCGGCTCACGTTTCTGCCGAGCACAGTTACACTGTGGGCTGCCCGCTGGTCTGGAAGAAGAGAGCGGAGGCCCTGAAggaggcctttgagaaggtcaaTAAGGATCTGCGTGCGAGCAGGAAGCGGGAGAGCCGCCTGAGGGCCCGCatttcctccatcctgagggcaCGAGGCCAGCGGCTGCGAGACAAGCAGCTGAAGCTGGACTTGGCTGGCGATCTGCCTTCGCAGGTAGAAATGTTTGAGGTCCAGGTGATGGATGAGACTGTCGGCCTTTGCAGCCCACTCACCAGCTGA